A genomic region of Planococcus kocurii contains the following coding sequences:
- a CDS encoding MBL fold metallo-hydrolase produces the protein MIKIYEKEQVLCVEGFLEATRSKVFVYLVDGMLVDTGAEKLQPELIDFFTDQSFDQVVLTHHHEDHTGNAAWLQQHQHKPIFIHPMGIAITKKDGEYPDYRKITWGNRFAFDALPLNDQICSRSLSWQVIHTPGHADDHVSLFHAPSGRLFTGDLFISPKNRVMMTSESLPLIAASLRKLLALPFQTVFCSHAGVLENGRSLLEQKLLYLETLQQTIIELYEKGLQLSDINEHLFSKSYPITQFSSGEWDTVHIVTSVINDWHDKKSRHLRPRATTLGILRKGQLILVEQQFAHHSAGNGPFYRPLGGTIELGEPSTMTLQREFKEEINASIEIIRYVDVLENIYTLKEQVFHEISLIYEVEFTDSSFYNQREFDVVEGSNKTKATWISLQELSLAETILYPVGLLAILKKMMDPVNTN, from the coding sequence GTGATAAAGATCTACGAAAAAGAACAGGTGCTATGTGTGGAAGGATTTTTAGAAGCAACACGAAGTAAAGTCTTTGTCTATTTGGTTGACGGCATGTTGGTTGACACAGGTGCTGAAAAGCTTCAGCCTGAATTGATTGATTTTTTTACGGATCAGTCATTTGATCAAGTGGTTTTAACGCATCATCACGAAGATCATACAGGAAATGCCGCGTGGCTCCAGCAGCATCAGCATAAACCAATTTTTATTCATCCAATGGGAATCGCGATCACCAAAAAAGATGGGGAATACCCAGATTACCGAAAAATTACTTGGGGAAATCGTTTCGCGTTCGATGCGTTGCCACTGAATGATCAAATCTGTTCGCGATCACTGAGCTGGCAAGTGATCCATACGCCGGGACACGCAGACGATCATGTCTCGTTATTCCATGCACCATCCGGCCGTCTTTTCACTGGAGATTTGTTTATCTCTCCGAAAAATCGTGTCATGATGACAAGTGAATCGCTGCCGCTCATCGCTGCTTCTCTTCGTAAATTACTAGCGCTGCCATTCCAAACCGTCTTTTGCAGTCATGCAGGAGTTTTAGAAAATGGTCGGTCTTTATTAGAGCAAAAACTGCTGTATTTAGAAACCCTTCAGCAAACAATCATTGAACTTTATGAAAAAGGACTGCAGTTAAGTGACATCAACGAACACCTTTTTTCGAAATCTTACCCAATTACCCAATTTTCAAGCGGTGAATGGGATACCGTTCACATTGTCACCTCAGTCATAAATGATTGGCATGATAAAAAAAGTCGCCATCTTCGACCTCGAGCAACTACACTGGGAATCCTGAGAAAAGGACAATTGATTTTAGTTGAGCAACAATTTGCGCATCATTCAGCTGGAAATGGTCCGTTTTACCGACCACTGGGTGGAACCATTGAACTTGGCGAGCCCTCTACAATGACCTTACAGAGAGAGTTTAAAGAAGAAATCAATGCCAGTATTGAGATTATACGCTATGTAGATGTACTGGAAAACATCTACACACTGAAAGAACAAGTCTTTCATGAAATTTCACTCATTTATGAAGTGGAATTTACGGACAGCAGTTTTTACAATCAGCGCGAATTTGACGTGGTAGAAGGAAGCAATAAGACCAAAGCGACTTGGATTAGTTTACAAGAGCTGTCGCTTGCTGAGACCATTCTTTATCCAGTTGGATTGCTTGCAATCTTAAAAAAGATGATGGACCCTGTTAACACTAACTAG
- a CDS encoding ABC1 kinase family protein: MIYVIMLLELLAIALFIYYVSGRLMGSKINFTKRILSVLLGVSLTTFVYWYSYLRYIDFMSEDIGFAVADASAIIWVGSMLLISMLFYLFFELFDPIELGERGERITGQKFILQRIRHRWRRQKRLSQVLEIAVRNGFSRTIRYARHRENNRDFAIAFRDTLEQSGGIFIKFGQVLSTRTELFSPVFIEELETLQQDVKPLTSEQVTAILKKSLAAGVEDVFSEFNMDPLAAGSIGQVHQAVLKSTQEKVVVKLLRPEVKGVMRNDLDILVEFAEWVTSKSTWAENIGFRELAIGFANGLREEINFEIETRNTIQVANALRKSDYPVKIPHIFQEYCNDNLIVMQYFKGKSISRGQAVFDHFAIDQKEFGRTVLFSFFEQMLFSGIFHADPHPGNIFIDEQDGKPILLDFGAVGRLAAQQQDGLNLFIIGVQQNDAEVICDAINVLVEDNSHIDRQKLEQSVGQLLLKIAYVDKIQTEELIHAMFDIVREFGLSFYPSVGMALRSLISLDGTLHTIDPKFDMFTEAKVFAKKYKTAVLKKPFKEPRETKQRVEEELALLIPELMKLPKRADQLIQRIEGGKMILHHDVFSDKHNANFILQLFSRFVLLFSGITFGLISAALLAIAQFINNAYAVYLNTAAYTGLFLCVILLVRLSIQAIRDMKRSNT; the protein is encoded by the coding sequence ATGATTTACGTTATTATGTTACTGGAATTATTGGCAATCGCTTTATTTATTTATTACGTCAGTGGCCGTTTAATGGGTTCTAAGATCAATTTCACGAAAAGAATTCTTTCTGTCTTATTGGGAGTCAGCTTAACAACATTCGTGTATTGGTATTCCTATTTACGTTATATCGATTTTATGAGCGAAGATATTGGTTTTGCGGTTGCAGATGCTAGTGCCATTATTTGGGTCGGCAGTATGTTGCTAATTTCCATGCTCTTTTATCTGTTTTTTGAACTGTTTGATCCAATTGAACTCGGTGAGCGTGGAGAACGGATCACCGGTCAGAAATTTATCTTACAGCGCATCAGACATCGGTGGAGACGTCAAAAACGATTGAGTCAAGTACTAGAAATCGCCGTCAGAAACGGGTTTTCACGCACGATACGTTATGCGCGTCACCGAGAGAATAATCGTGATTTCGCTATTGCTTTTCGAGACACATTAGAACAAAGTGGCGGGATTTTCATCAAATTCGGTCAAGTGTTATCGACGCGCACAGAGTTGTTTTCACCGGTTTTTATCGAAGAACTAGAGACCTTGCAGCAAGATGTTAAACCGTTAACGAGTGAGCAAGTAACAGCGATTTTAAAGAAATCATTAGCTGCTGGAGTGGAAGATGTTTTCTCGGAATTCAACATGGATCCATTAGCTGCAGGTTCAATCGGACAAGTCCATCAGGCTGTGTTGAAATCAACGCAAGAAAAAGTTGTCGTTAAGCTACTACGTCCCGAAGTAAAAGGCGTTATGCGTAACGATTTGGATATTCTTGTTGAGTTTGCAGAATGGGTGACGAGTAAATCTACTTGGGCTGAGAATATCGGTTTTCGTGAGTTAGCGATTGGCTTTGCGAACGGTTTGCGTGAAGAAATCAACTTTGAAATTGAAACACGTAATACCATTCAAGTCGCCAATGCCTTAAGAAAAAGTGATTATCCTGTGAAAATTCCGCATATTTTTCAGGAGTATTGCAATGATAATTTAATCGTCATGCAGTATTTTAAAGGAAAAAGCATTTCGCGCGGACAAGCTGTTTTTGATCATTTTGCTATCGATCAAAAAGAGTTTGGACGTACAGTGTTGTTTTCGTTTTTTGAGCAAATGCTGTTTTCAGGTATTTTTCATGCCGATCCGCATCCTGGCAATATTTTTATTGATGAACAAGATGGAAAACCCATATTACTCGATTTTGGAGCTGTTGGACGTCTTGCAGCGCAACAGCAAGATGGACTAAACCTCTTTATCATCGGTGTGCAACAAAACGATGCAGAAGTCATTTGTGACGCGATTAACGTGCTTGTAGAAGACAATAGTCATATTGATCGTCAAAAACTTGAACAATCAGTTGGTCAATTGTTGTTGAAGATTGCCTATGTCGATAAGATCCAAACTGAGGAACTGATTCATGCGATGTTTGATATTGTCCGTGAATTCGGGTTATCGTTTTATCCATCAGTCGGAATGGCACTTCGGTCATTAATCAGCCTGGACGGCACTTTACACACGATAGATCCGAAATTTGATATGTTCACGGAAGCTAAAGTGTTTGCGAAAAAATACAAAACGGCTGTCTTGAAAAAACCTTTTAAAGAACCGCGTGAAACGAAACAAAGAGTAGAAGAAGAATTAGCGTTATTAATCCCAGAATTGATGAAGTTGCCTAAACGTGCCGATCAGCTGATCCAGCGCATAGAAGGTGGCAAAATGATTCTCCATCATGATGTCTTTTCTGATAAGCATAATGCCAATTTTATCTTGCAGTTGTTCTCGCGGTTTGTGTTATTGTTCTCAGGTATAACATTTGGACTGATTTCAGCCGCATTGCTAGCCATCGCGCAATTTATCAATAATGCTTACGCTGTTTACTTGAATACAGCCGCTTATACAGGACTGTTTCTTTGTGTCATATTGCTAGTTCGGCTATCGATTCAAGCGATACGTGATATGAAACGCAGCAATACTTGA
- a CDS encoding VOC family protein, whose protein sequence is MMKQLWINLPVNNLKRSKEFFSNIGVPIMESRSESDQMLGLLIGNPPVQIMLFTDEQFKGFTQNELTDTNESTEVLFSISVETKEELDETIGKVKQAGGFVFGEPTQRNGLYGAGFADLDGHRWNLLVMQFSEVCKLKAT, encoded by the coding sequence ATGATGAAGCAATTATGGATTAATTTACCCGTTAATAATTTAAAAAGATCGAAAGAGTTTTTCAGCAACATTGGTGTGCCAATCATGGAAAGTCGCAGTGAGTCAGATCAAATGCTAGGTTTATTAATCGGCAATCCACCCGTACAAATTATGTTATTTACAGACGAGCAATTTAAAGGGTTTACACAAAATGAGTTAACAGACACAAACGAGTCGACAGAAGTATTATTTTCCATCTCAGTAGAGACTAAAGAAGAACTTGATGAGACGATTGGAAAAGTGAAACAAGCAGGTGGATTTGTATTTGGCGAGCCGACACAGCGAAATGGATTGTACGGCGCAGGATTTGCAGATTTGGATGGACATCGGTGGAATTTGCTGGTGATGCAGTTTAGCGAAGTTTGTAAATTAAAAGCTACTTAA
- a CDS encoding helix-turn-helix domain-containing protein: MSTATDPTLFHSIQSFSIPYGTSEYHPLHHHPATVELLLVVAGTVHCKIDRQTYLAPAGTVLFIQAGKWHEQLYAASDMQSGYRLTFCTENVKSYAELPPIIPISEIDSFNSLLMQLKQETEHPRPDSNQMAHHLINLILLHVIRSANNQESISYSNLDKTIQEIKHYMEENYSKSLSLEELATRFELNKYQLARLFKQVTGVSPLQYIISCRINTAKYLLSTSNSSVSKIASKIGYKSDTQFQAAFKKVVGVTPRQYRVNNK, from the coding sequence TTGTCTACAGCCACGGATCCAACCTTATTTCATAGCATTCAATCTTTTTCTATTCCATATGGTACGTCGGAATATCACCCGCTCCACCACCACCCCGCAACAGTGGAATTGCTGTTAGTGGTAGCTGGAACGGTTCACTGCAAAATTGACAGACAAACCTACTTAGCCCCCGCTGGAACGGTTCTTTTCATACAAGCAGGAAAATGGCATGAGCAACTGTATGCTGCTTCTGACATGCAGAGTGGTTATCGACTCACTTTTTGTACCGAAAACGTTAAAAGTTACGCGGAATTGCCTCCTATTATTCCTATTAGTGAGATTGATAGCTTCAATTCACTCTTGATGCAATTGAAGCAAGAAACAGAACATCCACGACCGGACTCTAACCAAATGGCACATCACTTGATAAATTTGATCTTGCTACACGTAATTCGCTCTGCGAATAATCAAGAATCAATCAGTTACTCAAATTTGGATAAAACAATTCAAGAAATCAAGCATTATATGGAGGAAAACTACTCAAAATCGCTGTCATTAGAAGAACTTGCTACGCGATTTGAGTTGAATAAATATCAATTAGCACGTCTTTTTAAGCAAGTTACCGGTGTGAGTCCGCTCCAGTACATCATCTCTTGTCGTATCAATACAGCGAAATACTTACTATCTACGAGTAATAGTTCCGTCTCCAAGATAGCTAGTAAAATTGGATACAAAAGCGATACGCAGTTTCAAGCGGCATTTAAGAAAGTTGTGGGCGTTACACCAAGGCAATATCGGGTAAACAACAAATAA
- a CDS encoding bifunctional diguanylate cyclase/phosphodiesterase, whose product MKNDNNNADTSIHKKMPLSTEWLYEDLFDDIVQQIPISLYVLNGSTYSYVNPYFCKLVGYEEKEILNGTVTLENLIHPEDLSIIQKRIFTEYDSKDAFARYRVRIYRSDGQLLHVEIHSTKKKWQGKNVLFGTVIDITAEVTANLKLKEKEERLDSLFTYNPDAIFTFDMEGNFQSANPGCEIISGYTKEEILQLSFTPFIVSEDLPKAFFHFHNALNGNASTYEISMIRKDGETRTLLVTNFPMKSGGHIVGAYGIAKDITVETDYKKLMEGMGFFDPLTRLPNRTLFEDHVKRALESKDYNKKKLAVFFINLDRFKLINDSFGHQFGDEFLKDVAHRLSESIDPSCTVGRFAGDEFAVLLKGLEQPQVFQLAARFNDALAKPFEAFGHSVSITGSIGIAFSSGPDESVDELIKKADSAMNYTKKHKIAQYTVYSEELDQQSVYRLTIERELKSALTKQEMSLHYQPIIDLKNNRLSAMEALIRWNHPELGFIPPDFFIPISEETGQIVSLGRWVLYTACAQNKAWQDQGHPPIKICVNISTIQLQQLDFVQTVIEILEETGLNAKWLELEVTESILLVDTELLKNSLHQLKELGVSMSIDDFGTGFTSLSYLRQFSFDRIKIDRSFVGDISKDLNGKAITATIISLAHTLNMTVVAEGIEDDTQLAFLQGKKCDEGQGYYFGRPLPAALHDLTTVYKK is encoded by the coding sequence GTGAAGAATGACAATAACAACGCGGACACCTCCATACACAAAAAAATGCCATTATCAACTGAATGGTTGTACGAGGATTTGTTTGATGACATTGTTCAACAAATTCCCATCAGTCTGTATGTACTGAATGGTTCAACTTACTCCTACGTAAATCCATATTTCTGCAAATTAGTAGGCTATGAGGAAAAGGAAATTTTAAATGGCACAGTTACTTTAGAAAACTTAATTCACCCAGAAGATTTATCAATTATTCAAAAGCGAATATTTACTGAGTATGATAGTAAAGACGCTTTTGCACGTTACCGTGTAAGAATTTACAGAAGTGACGGTCAATTGCTTCATGTTGAAATCCATTCCACTAAAAAGAAATGGCAAGGTAAAAACGTGCTGTTTGGCACGGTGATCGACATTACAGCTGAAGTAACAGCCAATCTAAAATTAAAAGAAAAAGAAGAACGACTTGATTCGCTCTTTACCTATAATCCAGATGCGATATTTACTTTTGATATGGAAGGAAATTTTCAATCAGCCAACCCGGGGTGCGAAATAATTTCGGGTTACACCAAGGAAGAAATATTGCAACTGTCTTTCACTCCCTTTATCGTTTCAGAAGATTTACCAAAAGCCTTTTTTCACTTTCATAACGCGTTAAATGGAAACGCGAGTACTTATGAAATTAGCATGATTCGAAAAGATGGAGAAACTAGAACCCTGCTGGTAACCAATTTTCCCATGAAGTCAGGTGGCCACATTGTAGGTGCTTATGGAATTGCGAAAGACATCACTGTTGAAACAGACTATAAAAAGCTGATGGAAGGAATGGGTTTTTTCGATCCCCTGACGCGTTTACCAAACCGTACTTTGTTTGAAGATCATGTAAAACGGGCGTTAGAAAGCAAAGACTACAACAAAAAGAAACTTGCTGTGTTTTTCATTAACTTAGATCGATTTAAGTTGATCAACGATTCGTTCGGCCATCAGTTCGGCGACGAATTTTTAAAAGATGTTGCGCACCGGTTATCCGAAAGTATTGATCCAAGTTGTACGGTGGGACGATTTGCGGGCGATGAATTTGCAGTTCTGTTAAAAGGATTGGAACAACCTCAAGTTTTCCAACTAGCAGCGCGATTTAATGACGCATTAGCCAAACCTTTTGAAGCCTTTGGACATTCGGTCTCTATTACTGGGAGTATTGGGATAGCCTTTAGCAGCGGTCCCGATGAAAGTGTAGATGAGCTAATCAAGAAAGCGGACTCCGCGATGAACTACACGAAAAAACATAAAATCGCACAGTATACGGTTTATTCTGAAGAACTGGACCAACAGTCAGTTTATCGACTAACCATTGAAAGAGAGTTGAAATCAGCTCTCACCAAACAAGAAATGTCACTTCATTATCAGCCCATCATCGATTTGAAAAATAATCGATTAAGTGCCATGGAAGCATTAATCCGCTGGAACCACCCAGAACTTGGCTTTATCCCACCGGATTTCTTTATTCCGATTTCTGAAGAAACTGGCCAAATCGTATCACTGGGCAGATGGGTTCTCTATACAGCATGCGCACAAAATAAAGCATGGCAAGATCAAGGTCACCCGCCGATTAAAATCTGTGTCAACATCTCGACGATCCAATTGCAACAACTCGATTTTGTGCAGACCGTTATTGAGATTCTGGAAGAAACCGGACTAAACGCCAAATGGTTGGAACTCGAAGTAACGGAAAGCATTTTGTTGGTTGATACAGAACTGCTGAAAAACAGTTTACACCAGTTAAAAGAACTGGGTGTATCGATGTCGATTGATGATTTTGGTACAGGCTTTACGTCCCTTAGTTATTTGAGGCAATTTTCATTTGACCGCATCAAAATTGATCGCAGTTTTGTTGGGGACATTAGCAAAGACCTTAATGGTAAAGCCATTACAGCCACCATCATTTCGTTAGCACATACTTTAAATATGACGGTCGTTGCAGAAGGCATTGAAGACGATACGCAATTAGCCTTTTTACAAGGCAAAAAATGCGATGAAGGCCAAGGATATTATTTTGGACGTCCCTTGCCTGCAGCGTTGCACGATTTGACCACGGTATATAAAAAATAA
- a CDS encoding pyruvate oxidase: MFDKTAGSYVTELLKEWKVNHIYGMPGDSINELMEELRKEESIRFIQVRHEETGALAAAALSKLTGNIGVCLSIAGPGAVHLLNGLYDAQKDKTPMLAIVGQVDSQLVGTDTFQELKMDSLFEEVAVYNRHVQRAEQLPDMLNQAIRTAYAEKGPAVLIVSGDLFSTKIKHEKPLTSAIFSKPNIRASEEDLQDALKLLNAAKKPVILAGKGAKGGTAEVLALAEKLKAPLIASFPAKGIIPDNHPHNLGQLGKLGTDPAEQAMQETDLLILAGTAFPYRDYLPADVAAIQIDTDPKVIGKYYPVLLGLVGELAPTATWLTARLMEKEDAFLLAYQQKRERWHDTLQQDMNTETQQLQPQQVIAEVQRILQEDAIVSLDVGSITLWAARYLQLNNQQLVVSAWLGTMGCGLPGAIAGKLAFPDKQVVALLGDGGFSMGMQDFVTAVKYNLPMILVVFNNQKLQLIEHEQQEIGNKSTQVDLANIDFAVFAHACGGEGYAAKNRDELRQALTKAKVSRKPVIIDVFVEDSTPPS, translated from the coding sequence ATGTTCGACAAAACAGCTGGGAGTTATGTCACTGAATTGCTGAAAGAGTGGAAAGTAAATCACATTTACGGGATGCCCGGAGACTCGATCAATGAATTGATGGAAGAATTGCGAAAAGAAGAAAGCATTCGTTTTATCCAAGTTCGGCACGAAGAAACCGGTGCATTAGCAGCAGCCGCTCTTTCCAAATTGACGGGAAACATCGGCGTTTGCTTGTCTATTGCAGGTCCCGGAGCGGTTCATCTGTTAAACGGGCTATACGATGCGCAAAAAGACAAAACACCCATGCTAGCCATCGTTGGACAGGTCGATAGTCAGTTGGTCGGAACAGATACGTTTCAAGAGCTTAAAATGGATTCTCTGTTTGAGGAAGTTGCTGTTTATAATCGGCACGTTCAGCGCGCAGAACAACTACCGGATATGCTGAATCAAGCGATTCGTACTGCCTACGCTGAAAAAGGACCTGCAGTATTGATTGTTTCAGGTGATTTGTTTAGCACAAAAATCAAACATGAAAAACCACTTACGTCCGCTATTTTTTCTAAACCGAATATACGAGCTTCTGAAGAAGACTTACAAGACGCATTAAAATTGCTAAATGCTGCGAAAAAACCCGTGATATTGGCTGGTAAAGGGGCAAAAGGGGGAACAGCGGAAGTATTGGCATTAGCAGAAAAGCTGAAAGCGCCATTAATTGCTTCTTTTCCAGCGAAAGGCATCATACCGGACAACCACCCACATAATCTCGGTCAATTGGGGAAGTTGGGCACTGATCCGGCTGAACAGGCTATGCAAGAAACAGACTTACTGATCCTAGCAGGTACTGCTTTTCCATACCGAGATTATTTGCCTGCAGATGTAGCTGCTATTCAAATTGATACAGATCCGAAAGTAATCGGCAAGTATTATCCGGTGTTGCTTGGACTAGTGGGCGAACTGGCACCAACTGCTACTTGGTTGACTGCCAGACTAATGGAAAAAGAAGATGCCTTTCTTTTAGCGTACCAGCAAAAGCGTGAACGGTGGCATGACACGTTGCAACAGGATATGAATACAGAAACTCAGCAATTGCAGCCGCAGCAAGTCATAGCGGAGGTGCAACGCATTTTACAAGAGGACGCCATCGTCTCACTCGATGTTGGCAGTATTACGTTGTGGGCAGCACGCTATTTGCAACTAAACAATCAACAACTCGTGGTGTCGGCGTGGCTCGGGACGATGGGGTGCGGCCTTCCAGGTGCCATTGCAGGGAAGCTGGCGTTTCCCGACAAGCAAGTTGTGGCTTTACTCGGGGATGGCGGTTTTTCAATGGGCATGCAAGACTTCGTCACGGCAGTTAAATACAACTTACCGATGATTCTCGTCGTTTTTAATAACCAAAAACTCCAATTGATTGAACATGAACAACAAGAAATAGGCAACAAATCAACCCAAGTAGATTTAGCAAATATCGACTTTGCCGTCTTTGCTCATGCATGCGGCGGAGAAGGGTATGCCGCTAAAAACCGGGATGAGCTGAGACAAGCACTGACAAAAGCGAAAGTTAGCCGGAAACCGGTGATTATCGACGTGTTTGTAGAAGACAGCACACCACCTTCTTAA
- a CDS encoding Bcr/CflA family efflux MFS transporter — translation MMQNPTGRKRLGLALILSMLGILAPLNIDMYLPAFPAIADELDAHVSLVQLSLTACLIGLAAGQIVVGPFSDAVGRRKPLIVSVILFALASVLCALAPNIETLVAARFVQGFTASGGVVLSRAVVSDVFTGREMTKFFALLMVINAVAPMAAPIAGGAILALPFAGWETIFYFLGLLGVIMVIVVILRLPETLPPEQRVPSSIGHSVRTMASLFKERPFIGYALVVGLIHGGSFAYVAGTPFVYQEIYGVSPQTFSVLFGINGIAMILGSFIIGKFGGSVSEHRLLQGAVVVAVSATFVLLMMTLIQGPLATLVISIFIYMIAIGMIFTSSFTLAMKGQGHRAGSASAVVGMLPLVIGSLVSPLVGINETSAVPMGAILFGTSVLGTIAFFFLTGHRQQVKQ, via the coding sequence ATGATGCAAAACCCAACAGGAAGAAAACGGCTCGGGCTGGCATTGATTTTAAGTATGCTCGGCATATTAGCGCCATTGAACATTGATATGTACTTACCGGCGTTTCCAGCGATTGCAGATGAACTAGACGCGCACGTGTCGTTAGTTCAACTTAGTTTGACTGCGTGTTTAATTGGACTCGCGGCTGGGCAAATCGTCGTTGGGCCTTTTAGTGACGCGGTAGGGAGACGAAAGCCACTCATTGTTTCCGTCATTTTGTTTGCACTCGCCTCCGTGCTCTGTGCCCTTGCTCCGAACATTGAAACATTGGTTGCGGCTCGTTTTGTTCAAGGATTTACTGCATCGGGTGGTGTTGTGTTGTCGAGAGCGGTCGTGAGCGATGTGTTCACAGGACGAGAAATGACCAAGTTTTTTGCGTTATTGATGGTGATTAATGCAGTTGCTCCTATGGCTGCTCCTATTGCAGGGGGTGCCATTTTGGCGTTGCCGTTTGCTGGCTGGGAAACAATATTTTATTTCCTTGGTTTACTAGGTGTAATCATGGTGATTGTGGTGATTTTGCGCTTACCGGAAACTTTGCCGCCTGAACAACGCGTGCCAAGTTCCATCGGTCATTCGGTTCGGACAATGGCCAGTTTGTTTAAGGAACGTCCCTTTATTGGCTACGCGCTTGTGGTCGGACTAATTCACGGGGGAAGCTTTGCCTATGTTGCCGGGACGCCTTTTGTCTACCAAGAAATTTACGGTGTGTCGCCTCAAACGTTTAGTGTGTTGTTTGGCATTAACGGCATTGCTATGATTCTGGGCAGTTTCATTATCGGAAAGTTTGGTGGCAGTGTTTCTGAGCACCGTTTGTTGCAAGGAGCTGTCGTGGTCGCCGTGAGTGCTACGTTTGTGCTGCTGATGATGACACTCATCCAAGGGCCACTCGCAACACTTGTGATTTCCATTTTTATTTACATGATTGCGATTGGCATGATCTTTACGAGTTCGTTTACGCTGGCGATGAAAGGACAAGGACACCGAGCAGGGAGTGCAAGTGCCGTTGTGGGCATGTTGCCTTTAGTTATTGGGTCGCTTGTGTCACCGCTCGTCGGAATCAATGAAACCTCTGCGGTTCCAATGGGCGCTATTTTATTTGGAACGTCTGTACTCGGAACGATTGCCTTTTTCTTTTTAACTGGGCATCGACAGCAAGTCAAACAATAA
- a CDS encoding DMT family transporter: MENKSAWLLIAIGASLWGVIGVFVTYLYEVGFTPLEVVAVRVLTASIFMVPYVLMKNRKLFKIKVKDSRYFIGTGIISIVLFNWCLFSSMKESSISIAFILLYTAPAFVTILSRIFFKEALTARKLTALLVTLIGCSLVIGIFSSSTTSISLYGLILGLGSGFFYALYSIFGKAALSKYDSLTVTVYTFLFATVAIVPFSGLGSKLSTLTDLKVLGLVIGLGFLSTMLPFIFYTKGLQFVESSRASIIATIEPVVASVVGFFIFNETLSTWQYVGMIMVISSVIIVQESKKQKANRSQQFDQAGA; this comes from the coding sequence GTGGAAAATAAATCAGCGTGGCTACTTATTGCAATCGGTGCTTCACTATGGGGCGTTATCGGGGTTTTTGTCACTTACCTTTATGAAGTAGGGTTTACGCCACTAGAAGTTGTCGCTGTGCGTGTGTTAACGGCATCCATCTTTATGGTTCCTTATGTTTTGATGAAAAATCGGAAGTTGTTCAAAATAAAGGTGAAGGATTCTAGGTATTTCATAGGTACCGGTATTATTAGTATTGTTCTCTTTAATTGGTGTTTGTTTAGTTCGATGAAAGAGTCTTCCATTTCGATTGCCTTTATTTTGCTGTATACAGCCCCGGCATTCGTGACGATTTTATCGCGAATCTTCTTTAAAGAAGCATTAACCGCTCGCAAACTTACGGCCCTCCTCGTTACGTTAATAGGGTGCTCGCTTGTTATTGGAATCTTTTCTAGTTCTACCACATCCATTTCACTTTATGGATTAATTCTTGGACTAGGATCAGGATTTTTCTATGCCCTCTACAGCATATTCGGAAAAGCAGCCTTATCAAAATATGACTCGTTAACCGTTACGGTATACACGTTTCTCTTCGCGACCGTGGCTATTGTTCCTTTTAGTGGATTAGGTTCGAAACTTTCTACTTTGACGGATTTAAAAGTACTTGGACTGGTAATTGGACTTGGCTTTCTTTCGACCATGTTGCCATTTATTTTCTACACAAAAGGTCTGCAATTTGTCGAGTCAAGCCGCGCCTCAATTATTGCAACGATTGAACCTGTCGTCGCTTCAGTCGTAGGGTTCTTTATTTTTAATGAAACGTTATCAACGTGGCAATACGTAGGGATGATTATGGTGATCAGCTCGGTCATCATTGTGCAGGAATCCAAGAAACAAAAAGCCAATCGCTCCCAGCAATTTGACCAAGCTGGCGCGTGA